From the Vibrio tubiashii ATCC 19109 genome, the window TTTCATTCGTCTTGCCCTCGTCAACCTGATCTTTTTAGCGAGTATCGGCGTCATCTATTTCATCTACACCAGTGCAGATACACCAACGCCAACAGTGCCAAAAGAGTCGGCACTGATTCTGAATATTTCAGGGCCTATCGTCGAACAGCCAACCTATGTAAACCCTATGGATTCATTAACGGGATCTTTCTTTGGTCAAAGCCTGCCTAAAGAAAACGTCTTGTTCGACATTGTAGACACCATTCGTCACGCCAAAGATGACTCACAAGTGAGTGGTATTGTCCTAGCACTGCGTGATATGCCAGAAACAAACCTGACTAAGCTACGTTACATTGCGAAAGCATTGAATGAGTTTAAAGCCTCAGGCAAACCTATTTATGCCGTGGGCGATATGTACAACCAAAGCCAGTACTACCTTGCAAGCTACGCAGATAAAATCTACCTCGCTCCAGACGGCGCAGTGATGCTCAAAGGCTACAGTGCTTATACTCTGTACTATAAAACCTTGCTAGAAAATCTGGACGTGAATACGCATGTCTTCCGAGTCGGTACTTACAAATCTGCTATCGAGCCGTTTGTCCGCGACGACATGTCTAAAGAAGCCAAAGCGTCAGCCTCGCGTTGGCTTGGACAGCTTTGGGGAGCCTATGTAGATGACGTTGCAACAAATCGTCAGCTCTCTGCTGATGCGCTTACTCCAGATATGGATGAGTTCCTAGCTCTACTCAAAGAAAACCAAGGCGACCTTGCTGCTCTGTCACTCAACGTCGGCTTAGTTGACGAGCTCGCAACACGCCAGCAAGTTCGTAAACGGCTAATCGATGTCTTCGGTAGCAATGGAGAAGACAGCTACAACTACGTTGATTATTACGAGTATCAATCAACCATGAGCCCAAGCTTTGACTTAGCAGCGGACGACATTGCTGTGGTAGTGGCAAGTGGTTCTATTATGGATGGTTCTCAGCCACGCGGTACGGTTGGTGGTGATACGGTAGCAGCCCTTCTGCGCCAAG encodes:
- the sppA gene encoding signal peptide peptidase SppA, translated to MKKIFKFVGLFFKGIWKLITFIRLALVNLIFLASIGVIYFIYTSADTPTPTVPKESALILNISGPIVEQPTYVNPMDSLTGSFFGQSLPKENVLFDIVDTIRHAKDDSQVSGIVLALRDMPETNLTKLRYIAKALNEFKASGKPIYAVGDMYNQSQYYLASYADKIYLAPDGAVMLKGYSAYTLYYKTLLENLDVNTHVFRVGTYKSAIEPFVRDDMSKEAKASASRWLGQLWGAYVDDVATNRQLSADALTPDMDEFLALLKENQGDLAALSLNVGLVDELATRQQVRKRLIDVFGSNGEDSYNYVDYYEYQSTMSPSFDLAADDIAVVVASGSIMDGSQPRGTVGGDTVAALLRQARNDDKVKAVVLRVDSPGGSAFASEVIRNEVDALKEAGKPVVVSMSSLAASGGYWISMSADSIVAQPTTLTGSIGIFSVITTFEKGLNKLGIYTDGVGTSPFSDVGVTTGLSKGASQAFQMGIEHGYNRFVGLVSQSREIPLDKVDGVAQGRVWTGQDALELGLIDKIGDFDDAVALAAKMAEVENYNLYWVEEPLSPAQQIVQDFMNQVSASLGIDATALLPAALQPVATQVIQDANMLQSYNDPKGQYAFCLNCQVQ